One bacterium genomic region harbors:
- a CDS encoding dockerin type I repeat-containing protein, with protein MAAGAIVCDSVQGIPIFTPNPVAYSFTIDNSIGRVLMEAFAGSDIGTCFLPGQHRHIADMYFTIQAPGRFETFGEPWFNCIIPAACQWYGSQIPTANIIADPGDFNGDGMTNISDCVYGIRYIFESFADPLPCGDANGDCVTNISDVVYLLNYLFSGGPQPSPGCEFWR; from the coding sequence ATGGCGGCCGGCGCCATTGTCTGTGATTCGGTACAAGGAATTCCGATCTTCACTCCCAATCCCGTGGCGTATTCGTTCACCATTGACAACAGCATCGGCCGAGTTTTGATGGAAGCATTTGCCGGCAGTGATATTGGAACTTGTTTTCTGCCGGGACAACATCGCCATATCGCCGACATGTATTTCACGATTCAGGCACCGGGGCGTTTCGAAACGTTTGGTGAGCCGTGGTTCAACTGCATTATACCTGCTGCGTGCCAGTGGTATGGCAGTCAGATTCCGACTGCAAACATCATCGCCGACCCCGGTGATTTCAACGGCGACGGCATGACCAACATTTCAGACTGCGTGTATGGAATCAGATACATTTTCGAGTCGTTTGCTGATCCCCTGCCGTGCGGTGACGCCAATGGTGACTGCGTCACAAACATCAGCGACGTGGTTTATCTGCTGAACTACTTATTCTCCGGCGGACCACAGCCCAGTCCCGGGTGCGAGTTTTGGCGGTGA